From the uncultured Methanomethylovorans sp. genome, the window GGAGCACTGTCAAGAATACCATACCTCAGAGCTGAACGGTACTTATTCCTGAACTTTCCAATTATTGGTCCAATGACACCTTTTTCTATTTCGAACTCAATTTGTTGCGCATTCTCTGCCTTTGTGGACATGAAAAGGCATTTAGTGGAACCTTCCCAAATAGCATCCTCGGCAACTACCATGCCTTTGTTGATGCGCTCCCGCATATAGGACACATATTCATGGAAGATACGGGAATTAATCATTACATTATATCTATCAGGAGCTTTTTTCACAAGCCATGTGTCGATCTTGGCTAAAACATCTGCCTCACATGCATTGTTCTTGGCGAATTCGTGTAGCTCATTGTACACAGATGGAAAGGGAACATAGCAACTGATGCCAAGCTTGAGCCTTGCACTTGCTATCAGTTCCAGTATACTCTTCATACCTTCACACAGACTATCTACTCCCATTACCTCCCTCGCCTGCAAGTCAGTAAGAGCAGTGGTGTCCAGAATAAAACGTTGTCTTAACATAAAACTCCCTGAGCATTTAAGTGGAACTTGCTATTATATTAAAGGGTGTACTGGGATTAAAGGATTTGTGGTAATAGAAAACGAACTGGTTTCAAAATCATTTCATAGCCACTATTTATTCATACATTTTTTTACGAACAGAGAAATAGTATAGCAATGCTCCTACAATGTGAAAAAAGAGTATGACCAAGAACCATACCAATTTTCCATGCGTACTATATATGTAAAACTCTTCTGCTGGCATTTTCAAACAATCGATTAACATCCAGAACCAGAATGTAAAAATTACGATAATAAGAATTGTATACAAAATAAAGCCAATTCCCATAGGGATGATGCTTTCAGGCCCTAAATGAAAAGAAATCATTGAGAACATTTTACTAGTGATAAATTAGTAGACTTCTTATATTTACATTTGTTATTTGGAATAAAATCTGAAATGTGAGGACACAATAGGTAATAGTCATACTATTTTATTCCCGATCCTTGCAACAAATTTTTCCTCCAAGGAATGCTTTATCGCTTCCTCTAAGTGATCGATACCACATCGGTCTATCACATCAATTATCCTTTCTCCTTCAAGGGCATTTTCCCGGTAATAAGCAACTGCCCTTTCAAGAACTTCAAACATAACAGGTTCACTTACTGTTTTGAGAATCCTAATTCCCATACGTGGTTTTCTGCCAACCTTTCCACCCACATAGATAGTAAAACCCTCCTCTGCAATCTGCATAGCATCCTTTTTACAGACCTTGATACACTCTCCGCACATTATGCATTTATCAGCATCAATGATCAGAACACCAGCAGTAATCTCTATAGCACCCACTTTGCAGGCTTTTTTACAAAGGCCACATGTAACACAGTTATTCCCATTAAACTTTGGCTGCACGGTCCCCATGATGCCAAAATCGTTCTCTTGTGCCTTCAGGCATGATGCAGGACAGCCTGTTACCGCTATTTTGAATTTGTAAGGAACTGGCTGCCCGAAGTATTTTTCATCTATTTTTTCACATATATCCTGACAGTCTATAATACCATTTTTGCATACTCTGTTTCCCTGGCACGCAACAACAGCCCGTATCTTTTTCCCGGATGCCCCTGGACCAATGCTCGCATCATCCATAAAAGAAATGATAGATTCTGTATTATCATTATGCACAAAAGGAACTTCAATACCCTGTCTTGAGGTCACATGGACATAGCCCATACCATATTTGTCCGCTGCGTCAGCGATAGCTCTGAGGTTTTCAGATGTAAGGTTTCCTCCTGCAACGTGCAGACGGAGTGAAAAATAACCATCCTGCTTCTGAGAAAGAAATCCTTTGTCTTTCAGATAGTCATTATCTGTTGATTTTTTTGCCATTGAAATGTCCTCATCTTGTTGTCAACAAGGATCGATATAGTACAAAATTATAGAAATTGTTTTCTATACGATAACCCCGAAATCACAAAAAGGAGAAGGATGTTAGCTAACCTTTCCCCCTACAACTACGAACCCATTCACCCTATTGCCTGTTCTTGTCGTAAACTCATCATTGTGGAAGGACTCGATCTCAAACCCATTTTCAACCAGCAAGAACACAAGTTCCTTTTCTGTAAAATGATGAGCAATATACGCAGCTTCCCTAGTCTCTTGGTCATAAGCAATGATGGAACCATCCTCTTTTGTTATGGGCAAATCATTGATGTAGCGCTCACGATACTCTTTTGAATGCCATGTTTGCCCGAAATCCGCAAGATATAGATAGCCCTTGGGTTTCAGTACCCTGTACGCTTCCCTGATGAGTTCGCAGCGGCACTCTTTTGTGGAAATGGTGGTAAGAAAGGCCTGCATAATAGCAACATCAAAAGTTTCATTGGCAAAAGGTAGAGTTGTGGTATCAGCCTGCAGGAAAAAAGAATTTACTTGATGCACCTTGGCCTTTGAAGATAAACTTGCCTGTTTCAAAGCTTCTGGGTTAACATCCACACCCATAACATCAAAACCAGCAGATACAAGCTGATCACATACATCACCGCATCCACAGCCAATGTCTAACACCCCATCACCAGGATGAGTGTAGTCATAGAATACTGAGTGCAGCTTTACTGTAGAAGGAATTGATTTTGCTGTTGTGTGCTGCCAGTAATTAGGGATTTGCATAAACAACAATAATGAACATGGGGTAAAAGAGGTGTCGCCGGACAATAAAACAAGGATATGAAAGAACCCACATTTTTAATATAGGATGTATGCTTTTGTAACCCTTATATACTATATATCGAATGATATTGCAGTTCATATTCAGAGGAACTTACGATGATCACAAAAGAAGAGGTCGAACATGTGGGTTGGCTGGCCCGCATAGAGATCCATGAAAGCGAAGCACAGGCTTATGCAGAAAAACTGAACTCTGTACTGGATTACTTCAGCCAGCTGGATGAGGTGGATACTGAGAACGTGCCTCCCACATATCACGTAGCAGATATAGTTAACGTGTTCAGAGAAGATGTGGTCAAACCATCCATGTCACAGGAAGAAGTGCTCTCCAACACTGAAAAGAAACAAGAAGGCAACTTTTTATCCCCAAGGATCATGTGAGGTACGAACATGGCAGGATGGGCAAGTATATCACAGGTAAAGGAAAAAATAGCGCAGAAATCCGTAGAGGAAGTCACAACATCCTACCTCGAGAAGATAAAGAAGAGCAAGATCAACGCTTACACCGCAGTATGGGAAGGAGCTGAAGAGAGAGCTAGGGAAATAGATAAGAAAGGCCACAAAGGACCGCTTGCAGGTATCCCTATCGCTATCAAGGACAATATTTCCACCAAAGGAATATCCACTACATGCTCCTCAAAGATATTGCAGGGATATGTGCCACCCTATGACGCACATATAATAGAGAGGCTAAAGGATGCAGGAGTTATTATCCTGGGCAAGACCAACATGGACGAGTTCGCCATGGGCACCTCCACCGAATCAAGCTGTTATGGACCTACACTCAACCCCTGGGACAAGGAATGTGTGCCAGGAGGGTCATCCGGCGGTAGTGCTGCTGTTGTGGCTGCTGGTGAAGCACCCATATCCGTAGGTTCTGATACAGGAGGTTCTGTGAGATGTCCAGCCGCCTTCTGTGGAGTAGTAGGACTTAAACCCACATATGGAACAATATCAAGGTATGGCCTCATCTCCTACGCTAATTCTCTTGAGCAGATAGGACCTCTGGCAACATGTGTCTCCGATATCGCTGCTCTTATGGACGTCATAGGAGGACATGATGCAAGGGACAGTACTTCCGTAAAGACCGAGACCGTGTACAAGGATGCACTTGTGGACGAGGTTTCAGGTATGAAGATAGGTGTTCCTGCCGAATACTTCGGAGCAGGTATTGATCCAGCAGTGGAGAACTCTGTATGGGATGCAATTCAGCTCTTCGAGGAGCTAGGTGCATCCTGGGAACAGGTGTCCCTCCCCCACACACCTTATGCTCTTGCTGCTTACTATATCATTGCCATGAGTGAGGCATCCTCCAACCTCGCCAGGTTCGATGGTACACGATACGGTTACAGGAATGAAGGAGAGAACTGGCACGTTATGGCTTCCCGCACACGTGCAGAAGGTTTCGGTGCTGAGGTCAAACGCAGGATACTGCTGGGAACTTACGCCCTCTCGACAGGATACCACGATAAATATTATTTAAAAGCTCTGAAGGTAAGAACACTTGTAAAGCAGGACTTTGATCTGGCTTTCAAAGAGTTCGACTGCCTGATGACACCTACAATGCCCACACCTGCCTTTAGGCTTGGAGAAAAGGTAGAAGATCCGCTTTCATTATACCTGGCAGATGTGAACACTGTGCCTATCAACCTTGCAGGAGTGCCTTCCATATCCCTACCATGCGGATTTGCAGATGGTCTGCCCATTGGACTGCAAATAATTGGTAAACACTTCGATGAGGCTACTATACTGAAAGCTGCTTACAGCTTTGAGCAGAACACTGAACATCACACCAGAAGACCTGCGGAGGTGGTATGATGGTTTATGAGAACCCTGACGGAGTAAGGATAGGACTTGAGGTCCATGTCCAGCTGAACAAGCTCAACACTAAATTATTCTGCGGTTGTTCCACGAACTACCATGACTCCGAACCCAACACGCACGTATGTCCCGTATGCCTGGGACTTCCCGGTTCACTACCGGTTATCAACGAAAGAGCAGTTGAGTTTGCTATCAAGATAGGGCTTGCACTCAACTGTAACATTGTGGAGCAGACCCAGTTCCACAGGAAGAACTACTACTACCCCGACCTCCCCAAAGGTTTCCAGACCACCCAGTATGATTATCCAATCGCGA encodes:
- a CDS encoding RNA ligase partner protein, which codes for MLRQRFILDTTALTDLQAREVMGVDSLCEGMKSILELIASARLKLGISCYVPFPSVYNELHEFAKNNACEADVLAKIDTWLVKKAPDRYNVMINSRIFHEYVSYMRERINKGMVVAEDAIWEGSTKCLFMSTKAENAQQIEFEIEKGVIGPIIGKFRNKYRSALRYGILDSAPDIDVLILAKELDAAVVASDFGIQKWAEELAVRFVPAHTFPMILKEYLAHLGEIDHKVKGIVQEDL
- a CDS encoding 4Fe-4S binding protein, translated to MAKKSTDNDYLKDKGFLSQKQDGYFSLRLHVAGGNLTSENLRAIADAADKYGMGYVHVTSRQGIEVPFVHNDNTESIISFMDDASIGPGASGKKIRAVVACQGNRVCKNGIIDCQDICEKIDEKYFGQPVPYKFKIAVTGCPASCLKAQENDFGIMGTVQPKFNGNNCVTCGLCKKACKVGAIEITAGVLIIDADKCIMCGECIKVCKKDAMQIAEEGFTIYVGGKVGRKPRMGIRILKTVSEPVMFEVLERAVAYYRENALEGERIIDVIDRCGIDHLEEAIKHSLEEKFVARIGNKIV
- a CDS encoding class I SAM-dependent methyltransferase; its protein translation is MQIPNYWQHTTAKSIPSTVKLHSVFYDYTHPGDGVLDIGCGCGDVCDQLVSAGFDVMGVDVNPEALKQASLSSKAKVHQVNSFFLQADTTTLPFANETFDVAIMQAFLTTISTKECRCELIREAYRVLKPKGYLYLADFGQTWHSKEYRERYINDLPITKEDGSIIAYDQETREAAYIAHHFTEKELVFLLVENGFEIESFHNDEFTTRTGNRVNGFVVVGGKVS
- the gatC gene encoding Asp-tRNA(Asn)/Glu-tRNA(Gln) amidotransferase subunit GatC, with translation MITKEEVEHVGWLARIEIHESEAQAYAEKLNSVLDYFSQLDEVDTENVPPTYHVADIVNVFREDVVKPSMSQEEVLSNTEKKQEGNFLSPRIM
- the gatA gene encoding Asp-tRNA(Asn)/Glu-tRNA(Gln) amidotransferase subunit GatA: MAGWASISQVKEKIAQKSVEEVTTSYLEKIKKSKINAYTAVWEGAEERAREIDKKGHKGPLAGIPIAIKDNISTKGISTTCSSKILQGYVPPYDAHIIERLKDAGVIILGKTNMDEFAMGTSTESSCYGPTLNPWDKECVPGGSSGGSAAVVAAGEAPISVGSDTGGSVRCPAAFCGVVGLKPTYGTISRYGLISYANSLEQIGPLATCVSDIAALMDVIGGHDARDSTSVKTETVYKDALVDEVSGMKIGVPAEYFGAGIDPAVENSVWDAIQLFEELGASWEQVSLPHTPYALAAYYIIAMSEASSNLARFDGTRYGYRNEGENWHVMASRTRAEGFGAEVKRRILLGTYALSTGYHDKYYLKALKVRTLVKQDFDLAFKEFDCLMTPTMPTPAFRLGEKVEDPLSLYLADVNTVPINLAGVPSISLPCGFADGLPIGLQIIGKHFDEATILKAAYSFEQNTEHHTRRPAEVV